A single Miscanthus floridulus cultivar M001 unplaced genomic scaffold, ASM1932011v1 os_1781_1_2, whole genome shotgun sequence DNA region contains:
- the LOC136534312 gene encoding deoxymugineic acid synthase 1-D-like, producing MASTGTAAALPEVALRSGDARPMPMVGMGTAQLPLVHEATKNAVLAAIEVGFRHFDTAFMYGTEKPLGEAAAEALRRGLLQSREELFVTSKLWCSQNHPDLVLPSLRDTLKNLQMEYVDLYLIHWPVCVNGPPRFPNKKEDAVPLDFEGVWRAMEECQRLGLAKAIGVSNFTTKHLGRVLAVATIPPAVNQVELNPAWQQRTLRAYCADRGIHVAAYSPLGGQNWDGQGNAVLDSVVLAEIAKARGKTVAQVALRWTHEQGVTCIVKSYNKERLKQNLEIFDWELTEEDRLKISRIPQRRVVQATTSALLFSEEGEFTSVDPAELNIVEE from the exons ATGGCATCCACGGGGACGGCGGCGGCGTTGCCGGAGGTGGCCCTGCGCTCGGGCGACGCGAGGCCGATGCCGATGGTCGGCATGGGCACGGCTCAGTTGCCCCTGGTGCACGAGGCCACCAAGAACGCCGTGCTGGCGGCCATCGAGGTGGGGTTCCGCCACTTCGACACGGCCTTCATGTACGGCACCGAGAAGCCGCTCGGCGAGGCCGCGGCCGAGGCGCTCCGGCGCGGGCTCCTGCAGTCCCGGGAGGAGCTGTTCGTGACGTCCAAGCTGTGGTGCTCGCAGAACCACCCTGACCTCGTGCTGCCGTCCCTCCGGGATACTCTCAA GAACCTGCAGATGGAGTACGTGGACCTGTACCTGATCCACTGGCCGGTGTGCGTCAACGGGCCGCCCAGGTTCCCGAACAAGAAGGAGGACGCCGTGCCGCTGGACTTCGAGGGCGTGTGGCGCGCCATGGAGGAGTGCCAGCGGCTGGGCCTCGCCAAGGCGATCGGCGTGAGCAACTTCACCACCAAGCACCTCGGCAGGGTCCTGGCCGTCGCCACGATCCCGCCGGCGGTGAACCAGGTGGAGCTGAACCCGGCGTGGCAGCAGCGGACGCTGAGGGCGTACTGCGCCGACAGGGGCATCCACGTCGCGGCGTACTCGCCGCTGGGAGGGCAGAACTGGGACGGGCAGGGCAACGCCGTGCTGGACTCCGTGGTGCTCGCCGAGATAGCCAAGGCCAGAGGGAAAACCGTCGCGCAG GTGGCATTGCGATGGACACATGAGCAGGGCGTGACGTGCATCGTCAAGAGCTACAACAAGGAGAGGCTGAAGCAGAACCTTGAGATATTCGACTGGGAGCTGACTGAGGAGGACCGGCTCAAGATCAGCCGGATCCCGCAGAGGAGGGTAGTCCAGGCTACTACTAGTGCCTTGTTGTTCTCGGAAGAGGGTGAGTTCACGTCTGTTGATCCTGCAGAACTGAATATTGTAGAGGAATAG